A window from Methylococcus mesophilus encodes these proteins:
- a CDS encoding DUF1353 domain-containing protein, with protein sequence MSQFLNDLEVRLYGWEEGSANWITLASLRYESTFLGDAVSIPEEFVTDFASVPRLPLAYLLARGRAIRPAVIHDYA encoded by the coding sequence ATGAGCCAGTTTCTGAATGATTTGGAGGTACGTCTTTACGGCTGGGAAGAAGGCAGCGCCAATTGGATCACCCTTGCTTCTCTCCGCTACGAATCAACCTTTCTGGGGGATGCCGTATCCATTCCGGAAGAATTCGTCACGGATTTCGCGTCAGTGCCACGCCTTCCGCTTGCCTATCTATTGGCGCGAGGACGAGCGATACGTCCCGCCGTCATCCATGACTATGCCTAG
- a CDS encoding type II toxin-antitoxin system VapC family toxin, translating into MSYLLDTCVLSELRKPAPDPNVTAWVEAVDESRLFISVIVLGEIQKGIAKLEDARRSQVLQLWLEQDLQGRFEGRILPVNAAVALEWGVLQGSAAKSGLSLPVIDSLIGATAVCHNLTLVTRNTADFERMPVRLLNPWVRE; encoded by the coding sequence GTGAGCTATTTGCTCGATACGTGCGTTCTGTCCGAGTTACGAAAACCGGCGCCTGATCCGAACGTGACCGCGTGGGTTGAGGCGGTCGACGAGTCGAGGCTGTTTATCAGCGTTATCGTGCTGGGCGAAATTCAGAAGGGCATCGCAAAGCTGGAGGACGCAAGACGAAGCCAGGTTTTGCAGCTTTGGCTTGAACAGGATTTGCAGGGACGATTCGAAGGGCGGATTTTGCCGGTCAATGCGGCCGTGGCGCTGGAATGGGGGGTACTCCAAGGCTCTGCGGCGAAATCGGGCTTGTCTTTGCCTGTCATCGATAGCCTGATCGGGGCGACGGCGGTTTGCCACAATCTGACTTTGGTGACTCGAAACACGGCCGACTTTGAGCGGATGCCAGTCCGGTTGCTCAATCCTTGGGTGAGGGAATAG
- a CDS encoding type II toxin-antitoxin system Phd/YefM family antitoxin: protein MCWQLQEAKNKLSEVIQAAQKSGPQAITVRGRETAVILSAEDYRRLTMKSGSLVSFFQASPWAEVELDLTRSKDVGRDIEL from the coding sequence ATGTGTTGGCAACTGCAAGAGGCAAAGAACAAACTTAGCGAAGTGATTCAGGCGGCCCAGAAATCGGGTCCGCAAGCTATTACGGTTCGGGGAAGGGAAACGGCGGTGATCCTTTCGGCTGAGGATTACCGGCGGTTGACGATGAAAAGCGGATCGCTCGTCAGCTTCTTCCAGGCTTCGCCGTGGGCCGAAGTAGAGCTGGACCTGACGCGCTCAAAGGACGTCGGCCGGGACATCGAGCTGTGA
- a CDS encoding type II toxin-antitoxin system TacA family antitoxin, which translates to MRTWQHHSKAECHEIGTPIQPTTTPENSGQTRDININIRAKRKQRDLIDQAAELLGKTRSDFMLETACREAEDILLDQRVFTLDADTFEKFQALLDSPTGDNPKLRKLMATKAPWEP; encoded by the coding sequence GTGCGCACATGGCAGCACCATAGCAAAGCCGAATGCCACGAAATAGGCACGCCCATACAGCCGACCACAACGCCTGAAAATAGCGGCCAAACCCGTGACATCAACATCAACATCCGAGCCAAGCGGAAACAGCGCGACCTCATCGACCAGGCCGCCGAGCTGCTGGGCAAAACACGCTCGGACTTTATGCTTGAAACCGCCTGCCGGGAAGCCGAAGACATACTTCTCGATCAGCGCGTCTTCACGCTCGATGCTGACACCTTCGAAAAATTCCAGGCCCTGCTCGACTCACCGACCGGCGACAACCCCAAGCTCCGGAAACTGATGGCAACCAAAGCCCCGTGGGAGCCGTGA
- a CDS encoding GNAT family N-acetyltransferase, which translates to MHHERASLRANPAQHARPHLGRLAVDRRWQGQGIGKALLRDAILRTVRVSEIVGVKALLVYALTESAVNFYLADGCHPSPVNPRTLFLSVSEV; encoded by the coding sequence ATCCATCATGAGCGAGCAAGCCTCAGGGCGAATCCGGCGCAACATGCCCGACCCCATCTCGGCCGCCTCGCGGTCGACCGCCGGTGGCAAGGACAGGGCATCGGCAAGGCTCTGCTGCGTGACGCCATTCTCCGCACGGTCCGAGTCTCGGAAATCGTCGGCGTCAAAGCGCTCCTGGTCTATGCGCTGACCGAGTCCGCCGTCAACTTCTACCTAGCCGACGGCTGCCACCCCTCGCCGGTTAATCCAAGGACGCTTTTTCTGTCGGTTTCGGAGGTTTGA
- a CDS encoding YybH family protein, with the protein MNKHEVIDAIEAADQAINARDLITLMDFYEEDATLVIEPGRYAHGKDAIMKAFEAIFDFFNQSLRISQSDFQVVEGGGVALVICKLKLSADGLGETKVSIERKPTYIFRKSVDGKWRCLIDNSYGVELVA; encoded by the coding sequence ATGAATAAACACGAAGTCATCGACGCTATTGAAGCAGCAGACCAAGCGATAAATGCTCGGGACCTTATAACGCTCATGGACTTCTATGAAGAGGACGCAACCTTAGTGATCGAACCCGGAAGATATGCGCATGGAAAAGACGCGATAATGAAAGCTTTCGAGGCAATATTCGATTTTTTCAATCAAAGCTTACGCATCTCTCAAAGTGACTTCCAGGTTGTCGAAGGAGGAGGGGTCGCTCTGGTGATCTGTAAACTGAAATTGTCGGCTGATGGTTTAGGTGAAACTAAGGTTTCGATCGAAAGAAAGCCAACGTATATTTTCCGGAAGTCTGTAGACGGAAAATGGCGATGCTTGATCGACAACTCCTATGGTGTAGAGCTAGTAGCCTAA
- a CDS encoding addiction module protein: MPEIPSTQLLESLKGLSIPERIQIVEDLWDSIAIPQENFGLPEAQARELEKRIDALEKNESPLSSWDEVRQRITNGR, translated from the coding sequence ATGCCAGAAATACCAAGCACCCAACTCCTGGAATCCTTGAAGGGGCTTTCGATCCCGGAGCGTATCCAGATCGTGGAGGACTTGTGGGATAGCATTGCTATTCCGCAGGAGAATTTCGGTTTGCCCGAGGCCCAGGCGCGGGAGTTGGAGAAGCGAATCGATGCGCTGGAGAAGAACGAAAGCCCACTGTCTTCCTGGGATGAGGTAAGGCAGCGAATCACGAACGGCCGATGA
- a CDS encoding SRPBCC family protein gives MLKITKTIQINAPAKLVFDALTIPEQIKSYFPVDYVESDRCEGGRFVLHGQADGQPFTDFGTIDRFETGREFQYTYWSTNHGTDRLPENYMTIRYVLSEVNGGTNLELQHINLLHENRLQVMLGVWEFLLGNLRAYAEGA, from the coding sequence ATGTTGAAAATCACGAAAACCATCCAGATCAATGCTCCAGCGAAGTTGGTGTTCGATGCACTAACAATCCCCGAGCAGATCAAATCCTATTTCCCTGTTGACTATGTTGAGTCAGATCGGTGCGAGGGCGGGCGATTCGTTCTTCACGGTCAAGCAGATGGTCAGCCATTTACCGACTTTGGAACCATCGATCGTTTCGAGACAGGGAGAGAATTTCAATACACTTACTGGAGCACCAATCACGGCACAGATCGCCTCCCCGAAAATTACATGACTATCCGATATGTGCTGAGTGAAGTTAACGGCGGAACGAATCTAGAGCTTCAGCATATCAATTTGTTACACGAAAATCGGCTTCAGGTCATGCTCGGAGTTTGGGAGTTCTTGCTTGGTAATCTCAGGGCTTACGCCGAGGGCGCCTAA
- a CDS encoding SAM-dependent methyltransferase — MDIPRIFNITESAHRIHNPITPEKLATLGAALRLESGARMLDLGSGSGEMLCTWARDHGIIGTGIDMSQLFTEQAKRRAEELGVADQVKFIHGDAAGYVADEKASVAACVGATWIGGGAVGTIELLARSLRTGGIILIGEPYWRQLPPTEDVAKGCLANSISDFLMLPELLTSFGRLGYDVVELVLADQDGWDRYEAAKWLTMRRWLEANPGDEFAKEVRARLTSEPKRYAAYTREYLGWGVFALMPR; from the coding sequence GTGGATATCCCACGAATATTCAACATCACTGAAAGCGCACACCGCATCCACAACCCCATCACACCCGAAAAGCTAGCCACTCTCGGTGCGGCGCTGCGTCTGGAATCGGGGGCGCGAATGCTGGACCTCGGTAGCGGTTCGGGCGAGATGCTGTGCACTTGGGCACGCGATCACGGCATCATTGGTACCGGCATCGACATGAGCCAGTTGTTCACCGAGCAAGCCAAACGCCGTGCTGAAGAACTCGGCGTCGCCGACCAAGTCAAGTTCATCCATGGCGATGCGGCCGGCTATGTCGCTGACGAGAAGGCCAGTGTGGCAGCCTGTGTCGGTGCCACTTGGATCGGCGGGGGAGCCGTCGGCACTATCGAGCTTCTGGCGCGGAGCCTGCGCACTGGAGGGATCATCCTCATCGGCGAGCCCTACTGGCGGCAGTTACCGCCGACGGAAGATGTTGCCAAGGGGTGTCTTGCCAACTCAATCTCCGACTTTCTCATGCTTCCAGAACTTCTCACGTCTTTCGGCCGCCTTGGCTACGACGTCGTCGAATTGGTTCTGGCAGATCAAGACGGCTGGGACAGATACGAGGCGGCTAAATGGCTCACCATGCGCCGATGGCTAGAAGCCAATCCCGGCGACGAGTTCGCGAAAGAGGTTCGAGCCAGACTAACCTCGGAACCCAAGCGCTACGCCGCTTACACGCGGGAATACCTCGGCTGGGGTGTGTTCGCCCTGATGCCACGGTGA
- a CDS encoding addiction module protein, whose product MPQENFGLSEAQARELEKRIDALEKNESPLSSWDEVRQRITNGRRRPLCCLRRRRNGKSPRRSSGTSNGQPAWARSSYDLWRSRFPQRPGIRRCTLRATMAQGVFCCGVSLTLSSLSQSPTGSWCWPASMGEEIRKY is encoded by the coding sequence ATTCCGCAGGAGAATTTCGGTTTGTCCGAAGCCCAGGCGCGGGAGTTGGAGAAGCGCATCGATGCGCTGGAAAAGAACGAAAGCCCGCTGTCTTCTTGGGATGAGGTAAGGCAGCGGATCACGAACGGCCGACGACGGCCACTATGCTGCTTACGCCGGAGGCGGAACGGGAAATCGCCGAGGCGTTCGAGTGGTACGAGCAACGGGCAACCGGCTTGGGCTCGGAGTTCCTATGATTTGTGGAGGTCGCGCTTTCCTCAGCGGCCCGGAATCCGACGCTGTACCCTTCGGGCCACCATGGCGCAAGGCGTGTTCTGCTGCGGCGTTTCCCTTACGCTATCTTCTTTAAGCCAGTCGCCCACAGGATCGTGGTGTTGGCCTGCTTCCATGGGCGAAGAGATCCGAAAGTATTAA
- a CDS encoding IS3 family transposase (programmed frameshift): MKKRFTEEQIIGILKEAEAGLKVAELCRKHGLSEATYYNWKAKYGGLTVSDAQRLKALETENARLKRLLAEAMLDNAALKEVVGRKLVSPQAKRVAVSHLMTKHQMGVTRACGLIGISRSLYRYEAKRPADQELKERLCELAAQKRRYGYRRLHVLLCREGWEINRKRTYRVYHEAGLMVRKRKRKRIAGVERQIKVAPSAPNESWSMDYVSDGLADGRRLRCLNIVDDFTKQCLAIEVDTSLPGRRVVGVLQRLAEIRGLPKSVTVDNGPEFAGKALDEWADSQGLCLSFIQPGKPQQNAYIESFNGKFRDECLNEHWFVSMCHARQVIEEWRREYNEQRPHSSLAYLTPDQFADTFLTADSMSVSD; the protein is encoded by the exons ATGAAGAAGCGTTTCACCGAAGAACAGATCATTGGCATCCTGAAGGAAGCCGAAGCCGGCCTAAAAGTAGCGGAGCTGTGCCGCAAGCACGGGCTCAGCGAGGCGACGTACTACAACTGGAAAGCGAAATACGGCGGCCTGACAGTGTCGGATGCGCAGCGGCTCAAGGCACTGGAGACCGAGAATGCCCGGCTCAAGCGCCTGCTGGCGGAGGCGATGCTGGACAATGCTGCGTTGAAAGAGGTTGTAGGCCGAAAGT TGGTAAGCCCACAAGCCAAGAGGGTGGCGGTCTCCCATCTGATGACAAAGCACCAGATGGGCGTCACGCGGGCTTGTGGGCTGATCGGTATTTCTCGGTCGCTGTATCGCTACGAAGCTAAGCGGCCAGCAGACCAGGAGCTCAAGGAACGACTGTGCGAATTGGCAGCGCAGAAGCGGCGCTATGGGTATCGCCGGCTGCACGTGCTACTTTGCCGAGAGGGTTGGGAAATCAACCGAAAGCGCACCTATCGCGTGTATCACGAGGCCGGCCTGATGGTCCGCAAACGAAAGCGGAAGCGCATTGCCGGCGTGGAGCGCCAAATCAAGGTCGCGCCATCGGCGCCTAACGAGAGTTGGTCTATGGACTATGTTTCGGACGGTTTGGCCGATGGTCGGCGGCTGCGGTGCCTGAATATCGTCGATGACTTCACGAAGCAGTGCTTGGCCATCGAAGTCGATACTTCGCTGCCTGGCAGACGTGTAGTCGGTGTGCTGCAACGGCTGGCAGAGATCCGCGGATTGCCCAAATCAGTCACCGTCGACAACGGCCCCGAGTTTGCCGGCAAGGCTTTGGATGAATGGGCCGATAGCCAAGGACTGTGCTTGAGCTTCATCCAGCCAGGTAAGCCACAGCAGAACGCCTACATCGAAAGCTTCAACGGCAAATTCCGGGATGAATGCCTGAACGAGCATTGGTTCGTCTCGATGTGCCATGCTCGCCAAGTCATTGAGGAGTGGCGTCGGGAATACAATGAGCAACGCCCCCACAGTTCGTTGGCTTACCTGACGCCAGATCAGTTTGCAGACACATTTTTAACCGCAGACTCTATGTCCGTTTCGGACTAA
- a CDS encoding tyrosine-type recombinase/integrase, translated as MKPGYSWQQAVLRWLDETKDKASRRDDLVRLKWLDRHLGRLSLQEIDRDVLESIIESKLTEGTRNATVNRHLELVRAVLRKALQDWEWIDRMPKVRMLSEPKQRIRFLKEDEAERLLAALPVHLADMARFSLETGLRQANVTGLLWNQLDLVRKVAWIHPDQAKARKAIAVPLSDVAVEIIRRQLGKHHTQVFSFRGNPVIQVNTKAWRAALERCGIEDFRWHDLRHTWASWHVQRGTPLNVLQELGGWESVEMVRRYAHFGGNHLQDYAKNMTGGASVVTKWLR; from the coding sequence GTGAAACCGGGGTATTCCTGGCAACAGGCGGTTTTGCGGTGGCTCGACGAAACCAAGGACAAGGCCTCACGCCGTGATGATCTGGTCCGCCTCAAATGGCTTGATCGTCATCTGGGGAGGTTATCGCTTCAGGAAATTGATCGCGACGTACTCGAAAGCATCATCGAGTCAAAACTTACGGAAGGGACAAGAAACGCCACGGTTAATCGACATCTGGAACTCGTCCGGGCAGTTCTTCGTAAAGCTCTGCAAGACTGGGAATGGATTGATCGTATGCCGAAGGTTCGAATGCTTTCCGAGCCAAAGCAACGCATCCGGTTTCTGAAAGAAGACGAAGCGGAAAGGCTCCTCGCTGCACTGCCTGTGCACCTGGCCGACATGGCGCGGTTCAGCCTGGAAACGGGTTTGCGCCAGGCCAACGTGACCGGCTTGCTCTGGAATCAGCTCGACCTTGTCCGCAAGGTCGCCTGGATTCACCCGGACCAGGCCAAGGCACGGAAAGCTATCGCGGTGCCGCTGTCGGATGTCGCGGTCGAAATCATCCGGCGCCAGCTTGGGAAGCATCACACCCAGGTGTTCAGCTTCCGGGGAAACCCAGTGATTCAAGTGAACACGAAAGCCTGGCGGGCAGCGCTCGAGCGCTGTGGGATCGAGGACTTTCGGTGGCACGATCTCCGGCACACATGGGCCTCCTGGCACGTACAGCGCGGAACGCCTTTGAACGTGCTTCAGGAACTCGGCGGATGGGAGTCGGTGGAAATGGTTCGGCGGTATGCCCATTTCGGTGGGAACCACCTTCAGGACTACGCCAAGAACATGACCGGAGGCGCGTCCGTGGTTACGAAATGGCTACGCTGA
- a CDS encoding Rrf2 family transcriptional regulator codes for MQLTQFTDFSLRVLIYLVRLPEPGMATIPEIADYYRISRNHLVKVVNTLANAGLLVTMRGKGGGLRLARPADTITIAEVVRLTEPNMNLVECFDPKASHCRIDRGCFLKAILYEARKDFLAALERHTLADAARMGSGTESRT; via the coding sequence ATGCAACTGACGCAGTTCACGGATTTCTCGCTGCGGGTCCTGATTTATCTGGTGCGCCTGCCGGAGCCCGGCATGGCGACGATCCCGGAAATCGCCGACTACTATCGGATTTCGCGGAATCACCTGGTGAAGGTGGTGAACACCCTGGCCAACGCGGGCCTGCTCGTGACGATGCGCGGCAAGGGTGGAGGGCTGAGGCTGGCGCGTCCGGCCGACACCATCACCATTGCCGAGGTGGTTCGGCTGACCGAGCCGAACATGAACCTGGTCGAATGTTTCGATCCGAAGGCCAGCCACTGCCGGATCGACCGGGGCTGTTTCCTCAAGGCCATCCTGTACGAAGCGCGGAAAGATTTCCTGGCTGCGCTTGAACGTCACACGCTGGCTGATGCGGCCCGCATGGGTTCCGGAACGGAAAGCAGGACCTAG
- a CDS encoding group I truncated hemoglobin — protein MTDKKLADWWTESHASLYAKLGGEAAVNAAVDIFYRKVLADPRINRFFEGVDMEKQAAKQKAFLTMAFGGPHNYTGMDMRRGHAHLVQQGLNDTHFDAVMEHLGATMKELNVPGELIAQAAAIAESTRNDVLGR, from the coding sequence ATGACCGATAAGAAACTCGCCGACTGGTGGACCGAATCCCATGCCTCGCTCTACGCAAAACTGGGGGGAGAAGCCGCGGTGAATGCCGCCGTGGACATCTTCTACCGCAAGGTGCTGGCGGACCCGCGCATCAACCGCTTTTTCGAAGGAGTCGACATGGAGAAGCAGGCCGCCAAGCAGAAGGCCTTCCTGACCATGGCGTTCGGCGGGCCGCACAACTACACCGGCATGGACATGCGGCGCGGCCACGCACACCTGGTTCAGCAGGGCCTGAACGATACGCACTTCGACGCTGTCATGGAACACCTGGGCGCCACCATGAAAGAGCTGAACGTGCCTGGCGAGTTGATCGCACAGGCGGCGGCGATCGCCGAGAGCACCCGCAACGACGTACTCGGCCGCTAG
- a CDS encoding FAD-binding oxidoreductase, with protein MTKIKYGRDTYPLGKDQSVLDCLVEHGAPVPFSCRSGVCQTCLMRALRGVPPDASQQGLKDSLKLQNYFLACVCHPMEDLEAALPHEVLSSVPATVAALDPLNGEIMHVALECHDPLEYRAGQFINLFRTPALGRSYSLASVPQQDEHLHLHVRRLPQGKVSGWIHEELRTGQTVELRGPSGDCFYVPGRPEQEIVMIGTGSGLAPLYGILRDALHRGHSGPIRLFHGSRSRAGLYLTGELRDLARKYPNFDYVPCVSGERPAPGLAGGRAHEMAFKEVTDFKDKRLFLCGHPEMVSAAKTRAFLAGAAIKDIYADPFNVNAAAAP; from the coding sequence ATGACGAAAATCAAATACGGCAGAGATACCTACCCCCTCGGCAAGGACCAGTCCGTCCTGGATTGTCTCGTCGAACACGGCGCACCTGTCCCCTTTTCCTGCCGGAGCGGGGTGTGCCAGACCTGTCTGATGCGAGCCTTACGCGGCGTCCCGCCGGACGCTTCGCAGCAGGGGCTGAAAGACTCTTTGAAGCTCCAGAACTATTTCCTCGCCTGCGTCTGCCACCCCATGGAAGACCTCGAAGCGGCACTTCCGCACGAAGTCCTGAGTTCGGTCCCGGCGACCGTCGCAGCACTGGATCCGCTCAACGGCGAAATCATGCACGTGGCGCTCGAATGCCACGATCCCCTGGAATACCGCGCAGGACAGTTCATCAATTTGTTCCGCACCCCCGCGCTCGGGCGGAGCTATTCGCTGGCCAGCGTGCCGCAGCAAGACGAGCATTTGCATCTGCATGTGCGGCGGCTGCCGCAAGGAAAAGTCAGCGGCTGGATACACGAAGAACTACGTACCGGCCAGACAGTGGAACTTCGGGGTCCGAGCGGCGACTGCTTCTACGTGCCCGGCCGGCCCGAGCAGGAAATCGTGATGATAGGCACAGGCTCCGGGCTGGCTCCGCTGTACGGCATCCTGCGCGACGCCCTGCATCGAGGACACAGCGGGCCGATCCGATTGTTCCACGGCAGCCGGAGCCGCGCCGGCCTTTATCTGACCGGCGAGCTGCGGGATCTGGCGAGGAAATATCCGAATTTCGACTACGTGCCCTGCGTTTCCGGCGAGAGGCCGGCACCGGGCCTGGCGGGAGGACGCGCCCATGAGATGGCTTTCAAGGAGGTCACGGATTTCAAGGACAAGCGGCTGTTCCTCTGCGGCCATCCGGAGATGGTGAGCGCCGCAAAAACGCGCGCCTTCCTGGCTGGCGCCGCGATCAAGGACATCTACGCCGACCCCTTCAACGTGAACGCCGCGGCCGCGCCTTAG
- the clcA gene encoding H(+)/Cl(-) exchange transporter ClcA has product MTEEERFVRLNRERRRLFPRALLAGLLAGCAAVGFHLGMDAGEAWRARLQDFAHGYGVPGLAVAAAVSALCIFLAAWLVERFAPEAAGSGIPQVKAVLMGLRGFRWGRVLAVKFLSGLIGIGGGLALGREGPTVQMGGAVAEGMATTFASSPDQRRALIAAGAGAGLAAAFNAPLSGLIFVVEELRGQCSSLEFFAAAIACLTADTVCRLVLGELPAFRVEISALPSLSLLPAFAGLGVSCGLLGVAFNRALLAVQRLRPSGSGPRKAFWLGWGGLIGLVGWLAPELLGGGQGLVGRLLDGDASPALSLVALYFAVRFVLTIGSYATGAAGGIFSPILLLGALLGLGSGMLIQQMAPLLPVEPRAFAVAGMAAYFTGVVRAPLTGVVLMIEMTGNYALILPLLVACFAALVVADRLHDLPIYEALLERELRGSKARPRRSR; this is encoded by the coding sequence ATGACTGAAGAGGAGCGGTTCGTCCGCCTGAATCGGGAGCGGCGGCGTCTGTTTCCGCGCGCCTTGCTGGCGGGCCTGCTGGCCGGGTGTGCCGCGGTCGGCTTCCATCTCGGGATGGATGCCGGCGAAGCATGGCGCGCCCGACTGCAGGACTTCGCGCACGGCTACGGCGTACCGGGGTTGGCCGTCGCGGCGGCGGTATCGGCCCTGTGCATATTCCTGGCGGCCTGGCTGGTCGAGCGGTTCGCGCCGGAAGCGGCCGGCAGTGGCATCCCGCAGGTGAAGGCGGTGCTGATGGGCTTGCGCGGGTTCCGTTGGGGCAGGGTGCTGGCCGTCAAGTTCCTGAGCGGACTGATCGGCATCGGCGGAGGACTCGCTCTGGGGCGGGAAGGGCCGACCGTGCAGATGGGTGGGGCGGTCGCGGAGGGCATGGCGACGACGTTTGCCTCCTCCCCCGACCAACGCCGCGCGTTGATCGCGGCAGGGGCCGGCGCTGGTTTGGCGGCGGCCTTCAATGCGCCGCTTTCGGGGCTGATATTCGTGGTCGAGGAACTGCGCGGACAATGTTCTTCCCTGGAGTTTTTCGCCGCGGCGATTGCTTGCCTGACGGCGGACACGGTCTGCCGTCTGGTCTTGGGCGAGTTGCCGGCGTTCCGGGTCGAGATTTCCGCTCTCCCCTCGCTTTCGCTGCTGCCGGCGTTCGCCGGCCTGGGCGTGTCTTGCGGTTTGCTCGGCGTCGCTTTCAATCGCGCCTTGCTGGCGGTGCAGCGGCTGCGCCCGAGCGGGTCAGGGCCGCGCAAAGCGTTCTGGCTCGGCTGGGGAGGCTTGATCGGGCTGGTCGGCTGGTTGGCGCCGGAACTGTTGGGCGGTGGCCAGGGCTTGGTTGGCAGATTGCTGGACGGCGACGCCAGCCCAGCGCTGAGTCTGGTCGCGCTGTACTTCGCCGTCCGCTTCGTTCTGACTATCGGCAGTTACGCCACCGGCGCGGCCGGTGGCATCTTCTCGCCGATCCTGCTGCTGGGTGCTCTGCTCGGGCTCGGTTCCGGAATGCTCATTCAGCAGATGGCGCCGCTGCTGCCCGTCGAGCCCAGGGCTTTCGCGGTGGCCGGGATGGCGGCGTATTTCACCGGGGTGGTGAGGGCGCCGCTCACCGGCGTGGTGCTGATGATCGAAATGACCGGCAACTATGCGCTCATCCTGCCGCTGCTGGTTGCCTGCTTTGCGGCGCTGGTGGTCGCCGACCGCCTGCACGATCTGCCGATCTACGAGGCGCTGCTGGAGCGGGAGCTACGCGGGTCTAAGGCGCGGCCGCGGCGTTCACGTTGA
- a CDS encoding DUF2490 domain-containing protein, translating into MRRSRVAFPLGASLLMASCQPVNADGIEGMAGAWASLSLLGSLGSVSPDWRKFKWYVRDQVRLRDDNPPNAWRMYEDLLWVGLGYQVYPHFLLGIGYAHTWLHPLGQPAYQENRPYLEAVLTHEAGGGKLVSRTRLEERVLQQGGEVGVRFREAVTWSHPLRFLADGMDVYVGDELMVCPNYSVFGPAGFCQNRILSGVTYRVTRHLGVDFGYLGQYMAGTPGTADVWTHNIQFDLHYVLPDD; encoded by the coding sequence TTGAGGCGTTCGAGAGTCGCTTTTCCGCTGGGGGCATCGCTGCTGATGGCATCGTGCCAACCCGTCAATGCCGACGGAATCGAGGGCATGGCTGGCGCCTGGGCTTCGCTCAGCTTGTTGGGCAGCCTGGGCAGCGTGTCTCCGGACTGGCGGAAATTCAAGTGGTATGTGCGGGATCAGGTCCGTCTGCGCGATGACAATCCGCCGAACGCCTGGCGCATGTACGAGGACTTGCTTTGGGTGGGGTTGGGCTATCAGGTCTACCCCCACTTCCTCCTCGGCATCGGTTACGCTCACACTTGGCTGCATCCGTTGGGCCAGCCGGCTTATCAGGAAAATCGCCCGTATCTCGAGGCGGTGCTCACCCACGAAGCGGGTGGGGGGAAACTGGTCAGCAGGACCCGGCTCGAGGAGCGGGTGCTGCAGCAGGGCGGCGAGGTCGGAGTCCGCTTCCGCGAGGCGGTGACCTGGAGCCATCCCTTGCGCTTCTTGGCGGATGGAATGGACGTTTACGTCGGGGACGAGCTCATGGTGTGTCCGAACTACAGCGTATTCGGACCGGCCGGATTCTGCCAGAACCGGATCCTGTCCGGCGTGACCTATCGCGTGACACGGCATCTCGGCGTGGATTTCGGCTATCTGGGCCAATACATGGCAGGTACGCCGGGCACCGCCGATGTCTGGACGCACAACATTCAGTTCGACCTTCACTATGTCCTCCCGGATGACTGA